CGAGCGGGTCGCCGAGCTGGGTCTCCGACACGACTCGGGCGAACTCGCTGGCGAGGGGCTCGTCGGCCTCTTCGCACATGATCTGGATGCTGCGCAGGAACGTGTGGCCGGCGGCGAGCGAGGCGGCGATGAGCGACAGCGCATCGGGGAGCTGGGCCTCGAACGCCTTGCGGCGTTGGTTGACCTTGTACTCGAGGAAGCCGTGGCTGCCGAGCGGCGAGGCGGCGAGCACGAGGAGCCCCATCCACCAGTGGCTGGTGATGGCCATGACCAGCGCGCCCGCGATCACGCCGATCGAGCCGACGATGACCACGTACTCGCCGGGCTTCATCGGGATCCGTGCACGCTGGAGCTTCATGCGGAGCGAGCCCTTGGCGTCAACTTGCTGCACGATGCGCTCGGCGAAGCCGACCGTGCCCTCCACCACGGGGCTGTGGTTCTCGGTCACGTCCTGCACGTCGACGTCGCTCTCGCCGTGGGGGAGGTCGAGGACCGTGGCCAACCAGTCGTCTTGGCGCTCGGAGCGCCGGACGAGGCCGGCGGCCAGCAGCGTCAGGCCCCCGAGGACACCGACGACGGCAGCGATCAGTTGCGAGCTCATCGCAGGCGCTCCTGCTCCACCAGCGCGCGAGGTGTCGGCGGCTTGGTGCGTCGGCTCGGCACCGACGGCGGCGCCGGCACCGGTGGACGCAGGGCGCTGAGCGGCAGCTCGATGCCCTGCTCCTTGAGCTTTTCGAGGAACTTCGGGCGCAGACCGGTGGCGACGAGCTCCGCGCCGGGAGTGTCGCCGCGCCGGTTGCGATCGTGGTGCAGCGAGAACAGGTCCTGCAGCAAGATGACCTCGCCTTCGAGGCCTTGCACCTCGGTCACCGCCGTGACCACACGTCGGCCGTCGGGCATGCGGTCGACCTGCATGATGATGTCGACCGCCGA
The sequence above is a segment of the Acidimicrobiales bacterium genome. Coding sequences within it:
- a CDS encoding type II secretion system F family protein, whose amino-acid sequence is MSSQLIAAVVGVLGGLTLLAAGLVRRSERQDDWLATVLDLPHGESDVDVQDVTENHSPVVEGTVGFAERIVQQVDAKGSLRMKLQRARIPMKPGEYVVIVGSIGVIAGALVMAITSHWWMGLLVLAASPLGSHGFLEYKVNQRRKAFEAQLPDALSLIAASLAAGHTFLRSIQIMCEEADEPLASEFARVVSETQLGDPLVDALDRMAERVGVEDARWMVQAIRIQQEVGGALADLLDTLAEFMRAREEVRREVSVLTAEGRLSAWIVGGLPVFVFFAVQVTSPGYINPMLKGWGYFWLGAAAGSVAAGVALIQKMSKIKV